From the Thermococcus guaymasensis DSM 11113 genome, one window contains:
- a CDS encoding DUF366 family protein yields the protein MELLIVKDRRIDYDGSAIGSHWAYRNFGLLGNSLVVFRGKCDVKVEEMIDIEDLRQNKGIKSDDMVHYIIEVFDLVNTLFASTLQKLFIARLCEVLGGYGVKTVRKGDDIYVNGRKLSISIATVSPVSVKIHIGINVEAKGIPEGVDAIGLRELGITDIEEFMENTGNALVQEFKKVKKDSLKVRWAQ from the coding sequence ATGGAGCTACTGATAGTTAAGGACAGGCGTATTGACTACGACGGCTCGGCCATTGGTAGCCACTGGGCATACAGGAACTTCGGCCTGCTCGGCAACTCGCTCGTGGTTTTCCGCGGGAAGTGCGACGTCAAAGTGGAAGAGATGATCGACATCGAAGACCTTAGGCAGAACAAGGGGATAAAGAGCGACGACATGGTTCACTACATCATAGAGGTCTTTGACCTAGTAAACACCCTCTTCGCTTCAACGCTCCAGAAGCTCTTCATAGCGAGGCTCTGCGAGGTTCTTGGTGGGTACGGGGTGAAGACCGTAAGGAAGGGCGACGACATCTACGTTAACGGCAGGAAGCTCAGCATCTCGATAGCAACGGTCTCGCCCGTAAGCGTAAAGATCCACATCGGGATAAACGTCGAGGCAAAGGGGATTCCCGAGGGTGTGGATGCAATAGGCCTCAGGGAACTCGGCATTACTGACATCGAGGAATTCATGGAAAACACCGGGAATGCCCTCGTCCAGGAGTTCAAAAAAGTGAAGAAGGACAGCCTGAAGGTCAGGTGGGCTCAGTAG
- a CDS encoding MBL fold metallo-hydrolase, with product MKVVVLGSGSYSGTPKPLCTCENCSRARTNPALRRTRFSLYFDKTLVDPSPDLHYHLERLDKKVERVLITHGHFDHVFGLPELQVFKRVEFYSHREALEVAKGLVRLAFESESPSGHEWSYHELEFWKETRIGDMKVTHFPVVHTITAGGFVVEAKGKRIAVTGDTGPEILKDERTIKLMEGADLLIAEMTHREAIPGSHLGVKEAIELAKRVGAGYTVFAHISHSNYPHEVLERKVRESGVAGEVARDFTWVEV from the coding sequence ATGAAGGTCGTAGTCCTTGGCTCGGGCTCGTACAGCGGGACTCCAAAGCCCCTGTGCACCTGTGAGAACTGTTCGCGGGCGAGGACTAACCCGGCCCTTAGAAGGACGCGGTTCTCGCTCTACTTCGATAAGACTCTGGTCGACCCGAGCCCAGACCTGCACTACCACCTTGAGAGGCTGGACAAGAAGGTGGAGCGGGTCTTAATCACGCACGGCCACTTCGACCACGTCTTCGGCCTGCCGGAACTCCAGGTCTTCAAGCGGGTTGAGTTCTACTCCCACAGGGAGGCACTTGAGGTCGCAAAAGGCCTCGTCCGGCTGGCCTTCGAGTCGGAGAGCCCCAGCGGCCACGAGTGGAGCTACCACGAGCTTGAGTTCTGGAAAGAGACCCGAATAGGGGACATGAAAGTCACGCACTTTCCTGTGGTGCACACGATAACGGCGGGAGGCTTCGTCGTAGAGGCAAAGGGCAAGAGAATAGCAGTTACCGGTGATACCGGGCCGGAGATTCTGAAGGACGAGAGGACCATAAAGCTGATGGAAGGAGCAGACCTCCTCATAGCTGAGATGACGCACAGGGAAGCAATCCCCGGCTCGCACCTCGGGGTTAAAGAAGCCATAGAGCTCGCAAAGAGGGTTGGCGCTGGTTACACGGTCTTTGCCCACATCAGCCACAGCAACTACCCCCACGAGG
- a CDS encoding DMT family transporter translates to MNRETEGTLLAFVVLILLGLEPVVIKANPVNPLAFASLSAIIASLILWPIVLLRGQAREVLERPGELKKTFLTGLFATAIAYSLFSYGTRLSSAVNSAIITRFEVFYSFLISWLLLRERISGRAVLSALTLIAGVFLVVTQGKRPELLKGDVLLLLTPLFWQLGHAVAKKTNYSPLTIAALRNTFGGLLLLVPAVIMGFAFTRFALTEGIIIALTQGLWYLAIARINLSKATAILTPAPALTVLISTAVLGETVTVYHLSGLALITLGTLTISREESGVRE, encoded by the coding sequence ATGAACCGTGAAACCGAGGGAACGCTCTTAGCGTTCGTGGTGCTGATACTCCTCGGCCTTGAACCCGTCGTGATCAAAGCAAACCCAGTTAACCCCCTTGCCTTCGCCTCGCTTTCGGCCATAATTGCGTCCCTAATCCTCTGGCCCATTGTCCTGCTCCGGGGTCAGGCTAGGGAAGTCCTTGAGAGGCCGGGAGAGCTGAAGAAGACCTTCCTCACGGGCCTTTTTGCGACCGCTATAGCTTATTCCCTCTTCTCCTATGGGACGAGGCTAAGTTCCGCCGTAAACTCCGCTATAATAACGCGCTTCGAGGTGTTTTACTCGTTCCTAATCTCGTGGCTTCTCCTGAGGGAGAGGATAAGCGGGAGGGCCGTGCTCTCTGCACTCACCTTAATCGCGGGTGTGTTTCTCGTGGTCACGCAGGGGAAGAGGCCCGAGCTCCTGAAGGGTGACGTCCTGCTCCTCCTAACTCCCTTATTCTGGCAACTCGGGCACGCGGTGGCGAAGAAAACCAACTACAGCCCGTTAACAATAGCGGCGCTAAGGAACACCTTCGGTGGGCTCCTACTCCTCGTTCCGGCCGTAATAATGGGCTTTGCCTTTACACGGTTCGCGCTGACCGAGGGGATAATAATAGCGCTCACCCAGGGCCTCTGGTACCTTGCAATAGCGCGGATTAACCTCTCGAAGGCGACCGCCATCTTAACTCCCGCCCCAGCTCTAACCGTGCTCATCTCAACTGCCGTCCTCGGGGAGACGGTTACGGTTTATCACTTATCCGGCTTAGCCTTAATAACCCTCGGAACTCTGACAATCAGCAGAGAGGAGAGCGGGGTGAGAGAATGA
- a CDS encoding diacylglycerol/polyprenol kinase family protein: MIETVVGVAVAASCIIITIFLTKKLGPEWAWINRKLIHFSIVPAILLFYYGIIPREIFSPAAALFGIAQLATHLKHKELSWYQLNHNYGEVFFAFSASAIVAFLPRDYATALLLVMAISDGITGVVRHFYFRRNGLRVKLKKHWTGSLAYLATALVIAFVFLNGDAIRKVVWAVVLMLAEYQPWVDDNLAVPLIGGLLFPFY, translated from the coding sequence ATGATTGAAACCGTCGTAGGGGTTGCTGTGGCGGCTTCATGCATTATAATCACGATCTTTCTAACCAAGAAGCTTGGGCCCGAATGGGCCTGGATAAACCGGAAGCTCATACACTTCAGCATCGTGCCAGCAATCCTGCTGTTCTATTACGGGATAATTCCAAGGGAAATTTTCAGCCCAGCGGCTGCCCTCTTTGGAATTGCCCAGCTGGCAACTCACCTAAAGCACAAAGAGCTCAGCTGGTATCAGCTCAACCACAACTACGGAGAGGTCTTCTTCGCGTTCTCCGCTTCGGCCATCGTGGCTTTCCTGCCGAGGGACTACGCGACTGCCCTGCTGCTCGTAATGGCGATCAGCGACGGCATTACTGGCGTTGTAAGGCACTTCTACTTCAGGAGAAACGGGCTCAGGGTAAAGCTCAAGAAGCACTGGACTGGAAGCCTGGCGTACTTGGCAACGGCCTTGGTAATAGCGTTCGTTTTCCTCAATGGTGATGCAATAAGAAAAGTGGTCTGGGCAGTGGTGCTGATGCTCGCGGAGTACCAGCCATGGGTCGATGACAACCTGGCAGTGCCCCTCATAGGGGGTCTGCTGTTCCCATTCTACTGA
- the lysS gene encoding lysine--tRNA ligase, with amino-acid sequence MVHWADYMAEKIIRERGDKEEYVVESGITPSGYVHIGNFREFFTAYIVGHALRDRGKRVRHIHMWDDYDRFRKVPKNVPAEWKEHLTKPVREVPDPWGCHDSYAEHFMEKFEEEVKKLGIEVDFLYASELYKSGEYAEEIKTALAKRDEIKAVLDKYRERAKQPPLEDDWQPVMVYCPKCRKEAEFISWDGEWKVAYRCPHCGSEGETDIREGNVKLRWRVDWPMRWAHFKVDFEPAGKDHLAAGSSYDTGKEISEKVFGWPAPMTLMYEFVGIKGQKGKMSGSKGNVILLSDLYEVLEPGIIRFIYAKARPNKELKIDLGLGLLNLYDEFDKVERIYFGLEQAKNPEEEEELKRTYELSMPKVPERLVAQAPFRFLVTLVQMPHLDEDGIIRALQEQGHVPEKLTEEDIARIKLRIRLARNWVEKYAPDNVKFSLLEEAPGLDLKPEIREAMRELADWIEAHEKFTVDELNNAIFDVAKKRGIPSKEWFKALYNLFIGKDRGPRLAPFLASLDREFVLKRLRMEA; translated from the coding sequence ATGGTTCACTGGGCGGACTACATGGCGGAAAAGATTATCCGGGAACGCGGTGACAAGGAGGAGTACGTGGTCGAGAGCGGGATAACTCCGAGCGGTTACGTTCATATCGGGAACTTCCGCGAGTTCTTCACGGCCTACATCGTGGGCCATGCCCTAAGGGACAGGGGAAAGAGGGTCAGGCACATCCACATGTGGGACGACTACGACCGCTTTAGAAAGGTTCCGAAGAACGTCCCGGCCGAGTGGAAGGAGCACCTTACCAAGCCCGTCCGCGAGGTTCCCGACCCCTGGGGCTGTCATGACAGCTACGCGGAGCACTTCATGGAGAAGTTCGAGGAAGAGGTAAAGAAACTCGGCATCGAGGTCGATTTCCTCTACGCGAGCGAGCTCTACAAGTCCGGCGAGTACGCGGAGGAAATAAAGACTGCCCTTGCCAAGCGCGATGAAATCAAAGCCGTCCTCGACAAGTACCGTGAGAGGGCCAAGCAACCGCCCCTTGAGGACGACTGGCAGCCGGTTATGGTCTACTGCCCGAAGTGCAGGAAAGAGGCTGAGTTCATTTCCTGGGACGGAGAGTGGAAGGTTGCCTACAGGTGCCCCCACTGCGGAAGCGAGGGGGAGACCGACATAAGGGAGGGCAACGTCAAGCTTCGCTGGCGCGTTGACTGGCCGATGCGCTGGGCGCACTTCAAGGTGGACTTCGAGCCCGCCGGAAAGGACCACCTCGCCGCGGGCAGCTCCTACGACACCGGAAAGGAGATTTCCGAGAAGGTCTTCGGCTGGCCCGCCCCGATGACCCTCATGTACGAGTTTGTCGGAATCAAGGGCCAGAAGGGTAAAATGTCCGGTAGCAAGGGCAACGTTATACTACTCAGCGACCTCTACGAGGTGCTTGAGCCCGGCATAATCCGCTTCATCTACGCCAAGGCCAGGCCAAACAAGGAGCTCAAGATAGACCTCGGTCTCGGCCTTCTCAACCTCTACGACGAGTTCGACAAGGTGGAGCGCATCTACTTCGGCCTTGAGCAGGCCAAGAACCCCGAGGAGGAAGAGGAACTCAAGAGGACCTACGAGCTATCAATGCCGAAGGTTCCGGAGAGGCTCGTGGCCCAGGCGCCATTCAGGTTCCTCGTCACGCTCGTCCAGATGCCCCACCTCGATGAGGACGGAATAATCCGCGCCCTCCAGGAGCAGGGCCACGTCCCTGAGAAGCTCACCGAAGAGGACATTGCGAGGATAAAGCTCAGGATTCGGCTCGCCAGGAACTGGGTCGAGAAGTATGCCCCGGACAACGTCAAGTTCAGCCTGCTTGAGGAAGCGCCAGGGCTCGACCTAAAGCCCGAAATCAGGGAGGCGATGAGGGAGTTAGCGGACTGGATCGAGGCACACGAGAAGTTCACGGTTGATGAGCTCAACAACGCTATCTTTGACGTTGCCAAGAAGCGCGGGATCCCGAGCAAGGAGTGGTTTAAGGCACTCTACAACCTCTTCATAGGGAAGGACCGCGGGCCGAGGCTTGCCCCGTTCCTTGCTTCGCTCGATAGGGAGTTCGTCCTCAAGCGCCTCCGCATGGAGGCCTGA